AACCAGATCCCAATCATCAGAATAATTTAATTTTTAGAACAATTCTTCCCAACAATAAGGTATTAGATGGAAAGTTTGAACCTGCTGTACAGCTTTTGAAAAATGGTAATCCTTTTCAGCTGTATTTTATCATGATCAATGGGAAGAAAAATTATGCAGGAGAAGATGGTACCCTTTACTTTGAGGGTTAAACAATAAAAAATAGAAAATGAAATATCAAAGAAGTTCGGCTTTATTTGATGAAGCCTACAAATACATTCCGGGAGGCGTAAACTCTCCGGTAAGAGCATTCAAATCAGTGGGAGGAGTCCCTGTTTTCATGAAATCAGCAAAAGGTGCTTACCTTACTGATGCCGATGATAATACGTATATCGATTACATCAATTCATGGGGACCTGCCATTTTAGGACACACACATCCAGAAGTTTTGGAAGAATTAAAAATCCAGGCAGAAAAAGGATTCTCTTTTGGTGCTCCTACAGAACTGGAAACTGAAATTGCCAAATTCATCATCGAAAATGTTCCTAATATCGACCAGATCAGAATGGTTTCTTCAGGAACAGAGGCGTGTATGAGCGCCGTAAGACTGGCGAGAGGATATACTAAAAGAGATAAGATCGTAAAATTCGAAGGCTGTTATCATGGTCATTCAGATTCTTTTCTGATTAAAGCAGGAAGTGGTGCGGCTACTTTTGGAAATCCAAACTCTCCAGGCGTAACAGAAGGTACTGCAAAAGATACATTATTGGCGCGTTACAATGATTTTGAACAGGTTGAAGACTTATTCCGTCACAACCAGGGAGAAATTGCCGCTGTAATTATTGAACCGGTTGCCGGAAATATGGGCTGTGTATTACCTGAAAATAATTTCTTACAAAACCTAAGAAAGATCTGTGATGAAAACGGAGCTTTGTTGATTTTTGATGAGGTAATGACCGGATTCAGATTGGCATTCGGTGGTGCACAGGAACTTTTTGATGTAAAAGCAGATTTGGTAACTTATGGTAAAGTAATCGGAGGTGGACTTCCGGTGGGAGCTTTTGCGGGAAGAAACGAAATTATGGATCACCTGGCTCCAAAAGGAGGAGTATATCAGGCCGGAACATTAAGTGGAAACCCATTAGCCATGAGAGCGGGATTAAAAACACTTCAACTGATTAAAAACGATCCTGAATTCTTCAACAGATTAAGCAAAACAACCCAAACTTTAGATCTTGAAATTGGAAAGATCTTAAATGAAAAAGGAATTGCTCATAAGATCAACAGAAAAGGGTCTATGATGTCTGTTTTCTTCCATACCAACAGAGTTTCAAACTTTGATGAGGCACAGGAAGCGAATCATTCATTGTTCAACAATTTCTTCCACCAGATGCTTCAAAATGGAGTGTATCTGCCACCAAGTGGATATGAAACGTACTTTATCAGCGATGCGATCAAAGAAAAAGAAATTGATATGACACTGGAAGCCGTAAGGAAATTTGAATATTCCAATTTATAAATAACAAGAGACTGTCTCAAAAGGCAGTCTCTTTTTTGTCTCTGTAATTAAATCTATTAAGCAAAACCATAACAGAATAAGCACATCCATCGTCCTTCCTTGTTAGCGGCTTCAGCATCGAAGATATAGAGGCCTTTACTTTCTATATACTCTCTTTGGCTCTGTCTGTCTCCTCCGGAAATATCATTAATATAGATGATGATACCATCCTGTTCCATTCCATATAAAGTATTTCCTTTTTCTGTAAGTTCTGCACGGGTTAATCTGGGAGGTAATAACCCATCAATGGTTAAAACGTCCTTTTTTGCAGTAATGTCAAGAGTTGCTTTAGGAGTTGCTGTGTTGATCCCTGTTTGGGCAAATACAATAGAAGTTGCACATATCGAAATAATGCTAATTAATTTTTTCATATTTTTTTCAATGGTAAATTTAAAATCCAGTCTCTTTTTTTATTTATAAGTTGATTAAAGAACAGCGTAACAATATAAGCACATCCATCTTCCTTCTTTGTTGGAAGCTTCCGCATCAAAGATATAAAGCCCCTTACCTTCAATGTATTCTCTTTGGCTTTGTTGATCGCCTCCGGAAGCATCATTGATGTATATTATGGCACCCTCCTGTTCTGTTCCATATAAAGTATTGCCTTTCTCTGTAAGTTCTGCACGGGTTAATCTTGGAGGTAATAAACCTTCAATGGCTAAAGCATCTTTTTTTGCGGTA
This is a stretch of genomic DNA from Chryseobacterium tructae. It encodes these proteins:
- the hemL gene encoding glutamate-1-semialdehyde 2,1-aminomutase, whose amino-acid sequence is MKYQRSSALFDEAYKYIPGGVNSPVRAFKSVGGVPVFMKSAKGAYLTDADDNTYIDYINSWGPAILGHTHPEVLEELKIQAEKGFSFGAPTELETEIAKFIIENVPNIDQIRMVSSGTEACMSAVRLARGYTKRDKIVKFEGCYHGHSDSFLIKAGSGAATFGNPNSPGVTEGTAKDTLLARYNDFEQVEDLFRHNQGEIAAVIIEPVAGNMGCVLPENNFLQNLRKICDENGALLIFDEVMTGFRLAFGGAQELFDVKADLVTYGKVIGGGLPVGAFAGRNEIMDHLAPKGGVYQAGTLSGNPLAMRAGLKTLQLIKNDPEFFNRLSKTTQTLDLEIGKILNEKGIAHKINRKGSMMSVFFHTNRVSNFDEAQEANHSLFNNFFHQMLQNGVYLPPSGYETYFISDAIKEKEIDMTLEAVRKFEYSNL